The following proteins come from a genomic window of Rhodohalobacter sp. 614A:
- a CDS encoding Bor family protein: MLRKSILLIALVLMMTGCYHAQITTGLEASNEVYKKAWATSFIAGLIPPDMIDATEHCSNGVAKVETRHSFLNLVAQAVTFSIFSPMEITVTCATSSAGISVGEKSLDLAANSSDEIKQNTYSQAVEISAKTHQPVYINIK, encoded by the coding sequence ATGTTAAGAAAGTCTATTTTGTTAATTGCACTCGTTTTGATGATGACCGGCTGTTATCATGCACAAATCACAACGGGACTTGAGGCTTCAAATGAAGTTTACAAGAAAGCCTGGGCAACAAGTTTTATAGCCGGGCTGATACCTCCGGATATGATAGATGCAACGGAACATTGCAGCAATGGCGTGGCCAAAGTTGAGACCCGGCACAGCTTTCTCAATCTTGTGGCTCAGGCTGTTACCTTCAGCATCTTTTCCCCGATGGAAATTACCGTAACCTGTGCCACTTCAAGTGCCGGTATTTCTGTAGGTGAAAAATCATTGGATCTGGCAGCCAACTCATCTGACGAGATCAAACAAAATACTTATTCCCAGGCTGTGGAAATTTCAGCCAAAACCCATCAGCCGGTTTATATAAATATTAAATAG
- a CDS encoding M1 family metallopeptidase, which yields MHLSFNHLLVALISALFTLGFSISESVAQRAGYWQQEVHYEMDVDMHVEANQFDGKQKLVYTNNSPDTLNRVFYHLFFNAFQPNSMMDKRSRTIADPSSKIADKITGYDSTEIGYQKISSLKQNGEEVEFLVEGTILEVQLKEPILPGGETVFEMEFNAQVPLQTRRSGRDNEEGVRFSMSQWYPKIAAYDEDGWHPNPYIGREFYAPFGVFDVTIHIDSSYVVAAGSVLQNPEEVGFGYETEGMEVNRPDGEKLTWHFRSENVHDFMWAADPDFTQITNQVQDGPLLRFFHQTGPVAENASEERAKELPESWANLPAFTAKAVEYMNKNVGKYPYKEYSVIQGGDGGMEYIMGTLITGNRSFRSLVGVTVHELIHSWFHGVLANNEVYEAWIDEGFTSYFSSLTMNEIFDEDEEFPMASQYRGYKQIAVSPGLEEPMSIHSDHYNTNVAYSRASYTKGALFLHQLGYIIGEDVLVQSLKDFYEIWRFKHPTGKDFIRIAEEESGMVLDWYYEYWINTTKTIDYSIELVEAAGDGTNISLKRMGLMPMPIEVEVTRTDSSSTVYYMPLQIMWGEKQDEYSGKEWIQKEDWQWVSPEYTLMIDEPMEFIQKIEIDPTQRMMDINRENNIWEPSEEEFEEIESD from the coding sequence ATGCATCTTTCTTTCAATCATTTACTTGTAGCCCTGATCTCAGCTCTGTTTACACTGGGATTTTCTATTTCTGAATCCGTGGCCCAAAGAGCCGGTTATTGGCAACAGGAAGTCCATTACGAAATGGACGTTGATATGCATGTTGAGGCTAATCAGTTTGATGGGAAACAGAAACTTGTCTACACAAATAATTCTCCCGACACACTGAACCGTGTTTTCTATCATCTCTTTTTCAATGCGTTTCAGCCCAACAGTATGATGGACAAACGGTCCAGAACCATTGCGGATCCCAGCAGTAAGATTGCCGATAAAATTACCGGGTATGACAGCACAGAAATCGGGTATCAAAAAATCTCCTCATTAAAACAAAATGGGGAAGAGGTAGAATTTTTGGTGGAAGGAACCATTCTGGAAGTACAACTGAAGGAGCCGATTCTTCCGGGCGGGGAAACTGTATTTGAGATGGAATTCAATGCACAGGTTCCGCTTCAAACCCGAAGGTCGGGCCGGGATAACGAAGAAGGCGTTCGATTCTCGATGTCGCAATGGTATCCAAAAATTGCTGCTTATGATGAAGACGGCTGGCATCCCAATCCATATATCGGAAGAGAGTTTTACGCGCCTTTTGGGGTGTTTGATGTTACCATTCATATCGACAGCAGTTATGTTGTGGCGGCAGGATCTGTTCTTCAAAATCCTGAGGAAGTGGGTTTTGGATATGAAACTGAAGGGATGGAAGTAAATCGACCGGATGGAGAGAAGTTAACCTGGCATTTTCGGTCCGAAAATGTGCATGATTTTATGTGGGCTGCTGATCCTGATTTTACCCAAATCACAAACCAGGTTCAGGACGGTCCGCTTCTGCGATTTTTCCATCAAACCGGGCCGGTGGCTGAAAATGCATCCGAAGAAAGAGCGAAAGAATTGCCCGAAAGCTGGGCAAATCTTCCCGCCTTTACTGCAAAAGCAGTTGAGTATATGAACAAAAATGTTGGGAAATATCCCTACAAGGAGTATTCCGTAATTCAGGGCGGTGACGGAGGTATGGAATACATCATGGGAACGCTGATTACCGGCAACAGGAGTTTCAGAAGTTTGGTTGGGGTAACGGTTCATGAGTTAATTCATTCCTGGTTTCACGGAGTGTTGGCCAATAATGAAGTTTATGAGGCATGGATTGACGAAGGATTTACGAGCTATTTTTCCAGTCTTACAATGAACGAGATTTTTGATGAAGACGAAGAATTTCCCATGGCGTCACAGTATAGAGGATACAAGCAAATTGCTGTTTCACCCGGACTGGAAGAGCCGATGAGTATTCATTCTGATCACTACAACACAAATGTGGCTTATTCCCGGGCTTCATACACCAAAGGAGCACTTTTTTTGCACCAGCTTGGCTATATAATCGGTGAAGATGTTTTGGTTCAAAGTCTCAAAGATTTTTATGAGATATGGAGGTTTAAACATCCCACGGGTAAAGATTTTATCAGAATTGCAGAAGAAGAAAGCGGGATGGTTCTGGATTGGTACTACGAATATTGGATTAACACCACAAAAACGATTGATTATTCCATAGAATTAGTGGAAGCTGCCGGCGACGGTACAAATATTTCATTGAAGCGAATGGGCCTCATGCCAATGCCGATTGAGGTAGAAGTTACGCGGACAGATAGTTCCTCAACGGTTTACTATATGCCGTTGCAAATTATGTGGGGTGAAAAACAAGATGAATATTCCGGAAAAGAGTGGATTCAAAAAGAGGATTGGCAATGGGTATCTCCAGAGTATACTCTCATGATTGATGAACCCATGGAATTCATTCAAAAGATTGAAATCGATCCGACCCAGCGCATGATGGACATAAACAGAGAAAATAATATCTGGGAACCTTCTGAAGAGGAATTCGAAGAGATAGAATCAGATTAA
- a CDS encoding proline dehydrogenase family protein translates to MKLPFALARRFVAAETFEETIPKIKTINESGIKVTLDLLGENVKEKTTADDTVQIYKQLLNKIHEAGLKSTISIKLTMLGMDIDQEYCKKNLFDLLELAEKLNSFVRIDMEASDYTQQTIDIFKEAFEKYGKHVGIVIQAYLHRTKKDIPELAELGADIRLCKGAYKEPESVALQDMEDIRKAFKQYAKILLEKTDYPRIATHDDELINFVKNYTKTENISKDRFEFQMLYGLREETMEQLVKDGYNARIYVPYGTMWFPYFKRRLMERKENIFFVLKTMFKK, encoded by the coding sequence ATGAAATTACCATTTGCTCTTGCGAGACGATTTGTTGCCGCTGAAACTTTTGAAGAGACGATACCAAAAATCAAAACTATTAATGAGAGCGGAATAAAAGTAACCCTGGACTTGCTCGGTGAAAACGTTAAAGAAAAAACCACAGCCGACGACACCGTACAGATCTATAAACAACTTCTTAACAAGATTCATGAAGCGGGACTTAAAAGCACCATCTCCATAAAGCTAACCATGCTGGGAATGGACATTGACCAGGAATATTGTAAAAAGAATCTCTTTGATCTGCTGGAACTTGCTGAAAAGCTGAATTCGTTCGTTCGGATTGATATGGAAGCATCTGATTACACCCAGCAAACCATCGACATTTTCAAAGAGGCTTTTGAAAAATATGGCAAACATGTGGGAATTGTTATTCAGGCCTATCTTCACAGAACAAAAAAAGATATTCCTGAACTTGCTGAACTTGGCGCAGATATCCGGCTGTGTAAAGGGGCATATAAAGAACCTGAATCCGTTGCTTTGCAGGATATGGAAGATATTCGAAAAGCATTCAAGCAGTATGCCAAAATTCTGCTCGAAAAAACTGATTATCCCCGAATAGCCACACACGATGATGAACTCATCAATTTTGTTAAAAACTATACCAAAACGGAAAATATCTCCAAAGACCGATTTGAGTTCCAAATGCTCTACGGTTTAAGAGAAGAGACGATGGAACAGCTTGTAAAAGATGGGTACAATGCCAGAATCTATGTACCCTACGGTACGATGTGGTTTCCTTATTTTAAACGGCGCTTAATGGAAAGAAAAGAGAATATCTTTTTTGTTCTAAAAACAATGTTCAAGAAGTAA
- a CDS encoding YbaB/EbfC family nucleoid-associated protein, giving the protein MSQPNMADMFGKISNMQAKMKEVQDKLGELTVEAEAGGGMVKVTANGNRKVVSIALDKDVIDPEDQEMLEDLIVAGVNKALDKAEDAAKEKMQEVYKDILPGGGIPGMDMSKLGL; this is encoded by the coding sequence ATGAGTCAACCGAATATGGCCGATATGTTTGGCAAAATTTCCAACATGCAGGCAAAAATGAAAGAAGTTCAGGACAAACTTGGAGAACTTACCGTTGAAGCTGAAGCCGGCGGAGGAATGGTAAAAGTAACCGCCAATGGAAATCGCAAAGTCGTAAGTATTGCGCTCGACAAGGATGTTATTGATCCGGAAGACCAGGAAATGTTAGAGGATCTTATTGTTGCAGGCGTAAATAAAGCGTTGGATAAGGCCGAAGATGCTGCAAAAGAAAAAATGCAGGAAGTGTACAAAGACATTCTTCCGGGCGGCGGTATTCCGGGCATGGATATGAGTAAGCTCGGACTGTAA
- the dnaX gene encoding DNA polymerase III subunit gamma/tau: protein MADNYRVLTRTYRPQSFDDIVSQEHVSSTLKNAIKQNRISHAYMFCGPRGVGKTTMARVLARTLNEIDSSVDGESLSQTLNVVEIDAASNNKVEDVHHLREVVRVPPQSGKYKVFIIDEVHMLSKSAFNALLKTLEEPPPHAIFIFATTEPHKVLPTILSRVQRFDFKRISVDEIVRQLSKVCEREGISIDDESLHVIAKKADGALRDALGLMDQAIAFCGNTITYSQITQALNIVGNDELFEFTDAISDQNAEQGLLLIDRLLKDGVDIVEFLVSLTSHFRNLYVAHQDKQMHLVEATPETKQRYQKTAQLFSEDDLLRMLHIASDAQTKIRDVQQPRVHFEILMLKLVHMSRVKNIQTLLNEAAQLKKKSSNRVESQKSSSPQNPEEKSARNGQSVQKNGVEETSQTNQPEERSGLALDTPEENNELKKSPEIPQTKAAETEVTEEEDEGINELLMGKPSLGYAKGISTANGVKKKERVEPKQVEKRTLKGIEDIENCWQEYLDHLSREVPLLLYEQVNRVQLKNLKGSEVTVSASDEFARNLIEENQKTLSSLFKEKNGVHVRFRCVVERTKKKESAQLNPYERFRELQKKDSQLRSIVEIFGAEFEY from the coding sequence ATGGCAGATAATTACAGGGTTTTAACACGGACATACCGGCCACAGTCTTTTGATGATATCGTATCACAGGAGCATGTGAGCAGTACCCTGAAAAACGCTATCAAACAAAATCGAATCTCTCATGCGTATATGTTTTGCGGACCGCGTGGAGTTGGAAAGACCACAATGGCGCGCGTGCTTGCGCGAACTCTAAATGAAATTGATTCTTCTGTTGATGGAGAATCCCTCAGCCAAACCCTGAATGTGGTTGAGATTGACGCCGCTTCCAATAACAAGGTAGAAGATGTGCATCACCTGCGCGAAGTTGTTCGGGTTCCTCCCCAAAGCGGCAAATACAAGGTTTTTATTATTGATGAGGTTCACATGCTCAGTAAGTCGGCGTTTAATGCCCTGCTGAAAACGCTTGAAGAACCGCCGCCACACGCTATTTTTATTTTTGCTACCACGGAACCCCACAAAGTTCTGCCAACGATTTTGTCCCGTGTTCAACGGTTTGATTTCAAGCGAATCAGCGTAGATGAAATTGTTAGGCAGTTGAGTAAGGTCTGCGAGAGAGAAGGAATTTCTATTGATGACGAATCTCTGCACGTAATCGCCAAAAAAGCAGATGGTGCACTTCGCGATGCTCTTGGGTTAATGGATCAGGCCATAGCATTTTGCGGAAATACAATCACCTATTCTCAGATCACACAGGCCCTGAATATTGTTGGGAATGATGAGTTGTTTGAGTTTACGGATGCAATCAGCGATCAAAATGCAGAACAGGGATTGTTACTCATCGACCGATTGCTAAAAGACGGTGTGGATATTGTTGAGTTTCTGGTTTCTTTGACATCACATTTCAGAAACTTATATGTGGCTCACCAGGATAAACAGATGCATCTTGTGGAAGCTACGCCGGAAACCAAGCAGAGATATCAAAAAACGGCACAACTTTTTTCTGAGGATGATTTGTTACGGATGCTTCACATCGCGAGTGATGCTCAAACAAAAATCCGGGACGTTCAACAACCGCGTGTTCATTTCGAGATCCTGATGCTGAAACTGGTTCACATGAGCCGGGTCAAAAATATTCAAACCCTTCTGAATGAAGCGGCTCAGTTAAAAAAAAAGAGCAGTAACCGGGTAGAGTCTCAAAAATCTTCATCCCCGCAAAACCCGGAGGAGAAATCTGCACGAAACGGACAATCAGTACAGAAAAATGGAGTTGAAGAGACATCTCAAACGAATCAACCCGAAGAACGTTCAGGGCTAGCCCTGGATACGCCCGAAGAGAACAACGAGCTAAAAAAATCACCAGAAATACCTCAAACCAAAGCTGCCGAGACTGAAGTAACCGAGGAAGAAGATGAGGGTATCAATGAACTTCTGATGGGTAAACCCAGCCTTGGGTATGCCAAAGGGATCAGCACGGCCAATGGTGTTAAAAAGAAGGAAAGGGTTGAACCGAAACAGGTTGAGAAGCGAACGCTCAAGGGAATTGAGGATATCGAAAATTGCTGGCAGGAATATCTTGATCATCTGAGCAGGGAAGTGCCTTTATTACTGTATGAACAGGTAAATCGTGTTCAACTCAAGAATCTGAAAGGTTCGGAAGTAACAGTTTCGGCAAGTGATGAATTTGCTCGAAATTTAATTGAAGAGAATCAAAAGACGCTTTCTTCGTTGTTTAAAGAAAAAAATGGCGTTCATGTACGATTTCGGTGTGTGGTTGAACGCACGAAAAAGAAAGAATCTGCACAGTTAAATCCCTATGAGCGTTTTCGCGAATTGCAGAAAAAAGACTCTCAACTTCGCTCCATTGTCGAAATTTTCGGAGCTGAATTTGAATATTAA
- a CDS encoding GWxTD domain-containing protein yields MSRYKNFIAAQFFLFCFLLNTLTVFGQAQQAYERGMEEISRGNISQALDIWYNSYKQSDRVDSRIGFEFIRVVAENQMRSYYDPATNLYYQALTNGVGMNSRIAIRQEIERLKPIIGDGIFRQWMNWWDERDSSLPSDMKGFWVQNDPTPANATNERLIEHWQRIATAKEQFTKNESTVYGTDARSLIYVRYGEADRVKSGILTLQSFNIRQWLENQLLPEFNEGDDPMPETVRSNEREFMNRLENAIYEYHRYPEYEIWFYDQIVEPQEAPIIFVFGTDVRNDQFTLQTSLEDFIPERAFYAEENQDDESLEFTRVGITPALILQLLYYEQLAQVDPFFGSRLNELQTRILDQGIQAFQGMDLAFQSESKEIIHEQVMQAPQQESTYAELIPKIPLEVYHYRLLGDSLQPEILTYVESSAHEAFLIDYNRNQGTNLLLKEEIDEEYDVLDEYTFYELTHTLLSYDESWEKTLSRSDQPPLYITRPSAKRMSTTLFRQPHTGKTFQAVSVELMNYDPDSKSIYHTPFPPALRGWNKEQYRQPEPLVSHPDSMEVSDLILGYNHTNEITEPFDFKVANNRLIPFGETLLLHFEVYNLAIQADGFSRFEMTYRILPVDEQGNVNTDQTEFILTLNFTNEESVVDEDLEIETTDLNPGLYELVVSILDTESDQTRERKIRFEVVE; encoded by the coding sequence ATGTCGAGATACAAAAATTTTATAGCAGCTCAGTTTTTTCTATTCTGTTTTCTTCTGAATACGCTCACCGTATTCGGGCAGGCTCAGCAGGCGTACGAACGTGGTATGGAAGAAATATCCCGTGGCAATATTAGCCAGGCGCTCGATATTTGGTACAACTCTTATAAGCAATCTGATAGAGTTGATTCCCGGATCGGGTTTGAATTTATCCGTGTTGTTGCCGAAAACCAGATGCGCAGTTATTACGATCCTGCCACCAATCTTTATTACCAGGCATTGACAAATGGTGTTGGCATGAACAGCCGCATAGCCATTCGCCAGGAAATTGAGCGATTAAAACCAATTATCGGAGACGGAATTTTTCGGCAATGGATGAACTGGTGGGATGAAAGAGATTCGTCTCTGCCCAGCGACATGAAAGGATTTTGGGTTCAAAATGATCCTACTCCCGCCAATGCCACGAACGAACGCCTAATTGAACACTGGCAGCGAATTGCTACCGCAAAAGAGCAATTTACCAAGAATGAAAGCACGGTCTATGGAACGGATGCACGCTCGCTCATTTATGTTCGCTATGGCGAAGCCGACCGGGTAAAAAGCGGCATTTTAACCCTTCAAAGTTTTAATATCCGCCAGTGGCTGGAAAACCAATTATTGCCGGAATTCAATGAAGGCGACGACCCCATGCCGGAAACTGTCCGCTCCAACGAGCGTGAGTTTATGAATCGCCTGGAGAATGCTATTTATGAATATCACCGGTATCCCGAGTATGAAATTTGGTTTTACGATCAGATTGTAGAGCCTCAGGAAGCGCCCATTATTTTTGTTTTCGGTACGGATGTTCGAAATGATCAGTTTACCCTTCAAACCAGTCTCGAAGATTTTATTCCCGAAAGGGCCTTTTATGCTGAAGAAAATCAAGATGATGAATCACTTGAGTTCACAAGAGTGGGTATTACTCCGGCACTGATTCTGCAACTTCTTTATTACGAACAACTTGCCCAGGTAGACCCGTTTTTTGGCAGCCGGCTGAATGAACTCCAGACAAGAATTCTGGACCAGGGCATCCAGGCTTTCCAAGGAATGGATCTTGCATTTCAGTCCGAAAGCAAAGAGATCATCCACGAACAGGTCATGCAGGCACCGCAACAGGAATCTACTTACGCCGAACTAATTCCAAAAATTCCACTGGAGGTTTATCATTACCGTCTTCTGGGCGATTCTTTGCAGCCGGAAATTTTAACCTATGTAGAAAGTTCTGCTCACGAAGCTTTTTTAATTGATTACAATCGGAACCAAGGCACCAACCTGCTGCTAAAAGAAGAGATTGATGAAGAATATGATGTGCTTGATGAGTACACCTTTTATGAACTGACTCACACTCTCCTCTCCTATGACGAATCCTGGGAAAAAACCTTAAGCCGAAGCGATCAGCCGCCTCTCTACATTACACGCCCCTCAGCGAAAAGAATGTCTACGACGTTATTCCGTCAGCCTCATACAGGAAAAACATTCCAGGCGGTTTCGGTTGAATTGATGAATTATGATCCCGATTCCAAATCCATTTATCACACACCCTTTCCACCAGCATTGCGGGGGTGGAATAAAGAACAATATCGCCAGCCGGAGCCGCTCGTCAGTCATCCTGACTCGATGGAGGTTTCGGATCTGATTTTGGGGTACAATCACACCAACGAAATCACCGAACCATTTGATTTTAAAGTGGCCAACAACAGGCTCATTCCATTCGGCGAAACCCTTCTTCTGCACTTTGAAGTGTATAATTTAGCCATACAGGCCGATGGTTTCAGCCGCTTCGAAATGACTTACAGGATACTGCCGGTTGATGAACAGGGAAATGTTAATACCGATCAAACCGAATTTATTCTCACTCTGAATTTTACAAATGAAGAGTCGGTCGTGGATGAAGATCTTGAAATTGAGACCACAGATTTAAATCCCGGCCTATACGAATTGGTGGTATCTATTTTAGACACGGAATCTGATCAAACCAGGGAGAGAAAAATACGGTTTGAAGTAGTGGAATAA
- a CDS encoding SH3 domain-containing protein, whose protein sequence is MKKYIYFTVIIGFSLFGSQVYAQQSSFDQANSFLEEGEYQSAIEIYQSIEEGGYQSGSLWQNMGVAYTRLDSLGKAKYYFLRAAEYSETEDQAEQALAYVNNRFPRQSAVLPTLPWIRFFNFLSANIGLRNLVYISLFFLYLGVALKIGSWFRLDLKKALNYSGYGAIAISAVLFVFSVIIQYQENRYSTGVMVDNESSVYEQPDENASIISTAYEGYTMQIDEDESEGESGWKYIRLENGMYGWIQDNHIMIF, encoded by the coding sequence TTGAAGAAGTACATTTATTTTACTGTTATTATCGGTTTTTCGCTTTTTGGTAGTCAGGTATATGCTCAGCAGTCTTCTTTTGATCAGGCCAATTCTTTTCTTGAAGAAGGGGAATACCAAAGCGCAATTGAGATTTACCAGTCCATTGAAGAAGGTGGATATCAATCCGGATCTTTGTGGCAAAATATGGGAGTGGCTTATACCCGTCTCGATTCACTTGGGAAAGCCAAATATTATTTTCTGCGGGCAGCCGAGTACAGCGAAACCGAAGACCAGGCAGAGCAAGCTCTTGCATATGTAAACAATCGGTTTCCGCGACAATCTGCGGTTTTACCAACGTTGCCGTGGATTCGTTTTTTCAATTTCCTGTCTGCCAATATTGGCCTCAGGAATCTTGTGTATATCTCGCTTTTCTTTCTTTATTTGGGAGTTGCGCTAAAAATCGGTTCATGGTTCAGGCTTGATTTGAAAAAAGCGCTCAACTACTCCGGGTATGGAGCAATTGCTATTTCTGCCGTTCTCTTTGTTTTTTCGGTCATCATTCAGTACCAGGAAAATCGCTACTCAACCGGTGTGATGGTAGACAATGAAAGTTCCGTTTATGAGCAACCCGATGAAAATGCCAGCATCATCAGTACGGCTTACGAAGGATATACAATGCAGATTGATGAAGACGAAAGTGAAGGAGAGTCTGGCTGGAAATACATCCGGCTTGAAAATGGAATGTATGGCTGGATTCAGGACAACCACATCATGATTTTTTAA
- the recR gene encoding recombination mediator RecR, with protein MQITSEALERAIEELAKLPGTGRKSAQRIAIHLLKQSDEHVSKLADALIQLKKSVTRCSVCGTITDTDPCSICSNPKRKTGVVCVVEEFQDVYIIEKTNEFRGRYHVLGGTISPLENIGPDNIRIKELLDRIANEEEPVDEVILALNPDAEGEATSYYINKLLKNYDIQVTRIAYGIPMGTELEFIDEATLSRAFASRTSF; from the coding sequence ATGCAAATCACCTCTGAAGCTCTTGAACGGGCGATTGAAGAACTGGCAAAACTTCCCGGAACGGGACGTAAATCAGCACAGCGAATTGCCATACATCTTTTAAAACAATCGGACGAGCACGTATCCAAACTGGCTGATGCTCTTATTCAACTCAAAAAATCCGTAACCCGTTGTTCGGTTTGCGGAACCATTACGGATACTGATCCCTGCTCAATCTGCAGCAACCCGAAGCGAAAAACCGGGGTGGTTTGCGTGGTAGAGGAATTTCAGGATGTGTACATCATTGAGAAGACGAATGAATTTCGTGGCCGCTATCACGTGTTGGGCGGAACGATTTCTCCGCTGGAAAATATTGGTCCCGATAATATTCGCATCAAAGAATTGCTGGACCGTATTGCCAATGAAGAGGAACCGGTTGATGAAGTAATTCTGGCCTTAAACCCCGATGCCGAGGGAGAGGCTACATCGTACTACATCAATAAACTTCTCAAAAATTATGATATTCAGGTCACGCGCATTGCATATGGAATTCCGATGGGCACTGAACTCGAATTTATTGACGAGGCCACGTTAAGCCGTGCTTTCGCCAGCCGAACATCTTTTTGA
- a CDS encoding plastocyanin/azurin family copper-binding protein: MNKLLFNSLIVALFFAFSACGGGGDTAQETTEATGSQETESAESMDDGVRTIHIIGTDNMKFAVEEAGEGIVTGDASGEYILLESIEVAPGEEIRITLTTVSNLPATAMSHNWTLIDMGTDLEAFWRAAISARDNDYISPDFEDQVIVHTRMLGNGETDSVTFTAPEETGEYDYLCTFPGHFSGGMYGKLIVQE, from the coding sequence ATGAATAAACTACTCTTTAATTCTTTAATCGTAGCACTGTTTTTTGCATTTTCGGCTTGCGGGGGCGGTGGTGATACTGCTCAGGAAACTACAGAAGCTACAGGCAGTCAGGAGACCGAATCCGCCGAAAGTATGGACGATGGTGTACGAACCATTCATATAATCGGAACGGATAATATGAAATTTGCTGTGGAAGAAGCAGGTGAAGGAATTGTAACCGGTGATGCATCCGGAGAATACATTCTTCTCGAATCTATTGAAGTAGCTCCTGGAGAAGAAATCAGAATTACTTTAACAACAGTAAGTAATCTTCCTGCTACGGCAATGTCTCATAACTGGACTTTAATTGATATGGGAACGGACTTAGAAGCATTCTGGCGAGCCGCAATCTCAGCCCGGGATAATGACTATATCTCTCCTGACTTTGAAGATCAGGTAATTGTCCATACAAGAATGCTCGGTAATGGAGAAACAGATTCAGTAACATTTACAGCTCCTGAGGAAACCGGAGAATATGATTACTTGTGTACATTCCCCGGCCACTTTAGCGGCGGTATGTATGGCAAACTGATTGTTCAGGAATAA
- a CDS encoding DUF4097 family beta strand repeat-containing protein, which translates to MIEKTYKAVIAFLVLVLTFICSADAQDSDRAYRIETFNTSSSPSVNVSTSGGSINVIGQNSSEVRVEMYVRRNGRYLDPSDTDLSDYDIEIDSNGSTVYAEAKRKGSGWNLFGSNRNLSISFVVYAPENSTVSGNTSGGSVSAEHIVNNLSLRTSGGSVNVHDVAGEIDLRTSGGSINIENADGRIDGRTSGGSVSARNVSGSADLRTSGGSIRLENISAKMSARTSGGSIRGEFLTFDNDIDLQTSGGNIEINLPEVSDFNIDLKGQRVNTQLRNFTGEFERDHVEGRIGRGGPMLTARTSGGSVSLRY; encoded by the coding sequence ATGATCGAGAAAACCTACAAGGCAGTCATAGCATTTTTGGTTTTGGTCCTAACCTTTATTTGCTCTGCCGATGCACAGGACAGCGATCGGGCTTATCGAATTGAAACGTTTAATACGTCGTCATCACCTTCGGTGAATGTATCTACATCCGGGGGATCTATTAATGTGATAGGACAAAATTCGAGCGAAGTACGCGTGGAAATGTATGTTCGAAGAAATGGCCGCTACCTGGATCCCTCCGATACAGATCTTTCTGATTATGATATCGAGATCGATTCCAACGGAAGCACGGTATATGCAGAAGCAAAAAGAAAAGGCTCTGGCTGGAATTTGTTTGGGTCTAACCGGAATTTGTCGATTTCGTTTGTGGTTTATGCTCCGGAAAATTCAACCGTATCCGGGAATACCAGTGGAGGCAGTGTTTCTGCTGAACATATTGTGAACAACCTGAGTTTGCGTACCAGTGGCGGTAGTGTAAACGTGCATGATGTGGCCGGTGAAATCGATTTGCGGACATCTGGTGGAAGTATCAATATTGAAAATGCTGACGGTAGAATTGACGGGCGAACCAGCGGCGGATCGGTTTCGGCCAGGAACGTGAGTGGTTCAGCTGATTTGAGAACATCCGGAGGCAGTATTCGCCTGGAAAATATTTCAGCAAAAATGTCAGCCAGAACCAGCGGTGGCAGTATTCGTGGCGAATTTCTGACCTTTGACAATGACATTGACCTTCAAACCAGCGGCGGAAATATTGAAATTAACCTTCCAGAAGTATCCGATTTTAACATTGATCTTAAAGGCCAGCGGGTAAATACACAACTCCGCAATTTTACCGGCGAGTTTGAACGAGATCATGTTGAGGGAAGAATTGGAAGAGGCGGGCCGATGTTAACAGCCCGAACCTCAGGCGGTTCGGTGAGTTTACGTTACTAA